A single region of the Pseudorhodoplanes sp. genome encodes:
- a CDS encoding dienelactone hydrolase family protein: MDQRIINLYDRFTHGEVTRRDFLDALKELAGSATAAAALIPLLQNDYASAAIVAPDDSRLAINRVSYESPKGTINGYLARMKSKAQRPAVLVIHENRGLNPHLKDIARRLALEGFLAFVVDLLSLVGGTPPSEDEARALHARMNPDDAVAALVAALPFLKTHPESRGRVGAVGFCFGGGMVNRLAAASPQLDAGVAYYGRQIPAELVAKVKAPLLLHYAEHDEGVNAGIAAFEAALKANGKTFETHRYPGTQHAFNNDTGAARYNKQAADLAWDRTIAFFKEHLGAPPAG, from the coding sequence ATGGATCAGCGCATCATCAATCTCTATGACCGCTTCACGCATGGCGAGGTGACCCGCCGCGATTTTCTTGACGCTCTCAAGGAACTCGCCGGATCGGCAACCGCGGCCGCGGCCCTCATTCCGCTTCTGCAGAATGATTATGCCAGCGCTGCCATCGTGGCGCCGGACGACAGCCGCCTCGCGATCAACCGTGTCAGCTATGAATCGCCGAAGGGCACGATCAACGGCTACCTCGCGCGCATGAAAAGCAAAGCGCAGCGGCCCGCGGTGCTGGTGATCCATGAAAATCGCGGACTTAATCCGCATCTGAAGGACATCGCCCGCCGCCTCGCGCTGGAAGGGTTTCTCGCCTTCGTGGTCGATCTCCTCTCGCTGGTCGGCGGCACGCCGCCGAGCGAGGACGAGGCGCGCGCGCTGCACGCCAGGATGAATCCTGATGACGCCGTCGCCGCTCTGGTCGCGGCACTGCCGTTCCTCAAGACGCATCCGGAATCGCGCGGACGGGTCGGCGCGGTCGGTTTCTGCTTCGGAGGGGGCATGGTGAACCGGCTGGCGGCGGCGAGCCCGCAGCTCGACGCCGGCGTCGCCTATTACGGGCGGCAGATTCCGGCCGAACTGGTCGCCAAGGTCAAGGCGCCGCTGCTGCTGCATTATGCCGAGCACGACGAGGGGGTGAATGCCGGCATCGCGGCCTTTGAGGCCGCGCTCAAGGCCAACGGCAAGACGTTCGAGACCCACCGCTATCCCGGCACGCAGCACGCCTTCAACAACGATACCGGCGCGGCGCGCTACAACAAGCAGGCGGCTGATCTGGCGTGGGATCGGACAATTGCGTTCTTCAAGGAGCACCTCGGCGCGCCGCCGGCCGGATGA
- a CDS encoding metal ABC transporter substrate-binding protein: protein MKRLAFLFIFLCGFASASWAQDRLRVVTTSADLRSLVKAVGAERVIVSSLVPPGERVEDYQPRLQDIAILKGARAVVRAGSGIDPWFDKLLARAAKKNGRTGIERGEGGHIDASIAIANDPLGISAGFAQTRRASRGSPNLHYWLDPKTADTITAEILKTFSTLDPANRQYYENNRRAFLDRLNSKLSEWTSRLAPLRGEPIVAFWDDWGFFADRFGLNIVDFIVLRDRAHPKRWHMRDVTKLMKEKKIKLIISEAGQPERHVNRIARQTGAKVVELAGSVGMLPNTDDYIALFDANVHALVTAHGEK, encoded by the coding sequence ATGAAAAGACTTGCATTTCTCTTCATTTTTCTCTGCGGATTTGCCTCGGCAAGCTGGGCGCAGGACCGCCTGCGGGTGGTGACAACATCCGCCGATCTGCGCAGCCTGGTGAAAGCGGTCGGCGCCGAGCGTGTCATCGTCTCGAGCCTGGTGCCGCCCGGCGAGCGCGTCGAGGATTATCAGCCGCGCCTGCAGGACATCGCCATTCTGAAAGGCGCCCGCGCCGTGGTGCGGGCCGGGTCCGGCATCGATCCGTGGTTCGACAAGCTGCTGGCGCGGGCCGCGAAGAAGAACGGCCGCACCGGAATCGAGCGCGGCGAAGGCGGCCATATCGATGCGTCGATCGCCATTGCCAATGATCCGCTCGGCATATCGGCCGGCTTCGCGCAGACGCGCCGCGCTTCCCGCGGCAGCCCCAACCTGCATTACTGGCTCGACCCGAAGACCGCCGACACGATCACCGCCGAGATCCTGAAGACATTCTCGACGCTCGATCCCGCCAACAGGCAATATTACGAAAACAACCGCCGCGCCTTTCTCGACCGGCTGAACTCAAAACTCAGCGAATGGACCAGCCGGCTTGCGCCGCTGCGCGGCGAGCCGATCGTGGCCTTCTGGGATGACTGGGGCTTTTTCGCCGACCGGTTCGGACTGAACATCGTCGACTTCATCGTGCTGCGCGACCGCGCGCATCCCAAGCGCTGGCACATGCGCGATGTGACCAAGCTGATGAAGGAAAAGAAGATCAAGCTGATCATCAGCGAGGCGGGACAGCCGGAGCGCCATGTCAACCGCATCGCCAGGCAAACCGGCGCCAAGGTGGTGGAACTTGCCGGCTCGGTCGGCATGCTGCCGAACACCGATGATTACATCGCGCTGTTCGACGCCAACGTGCATGCCCTGGTGACGGCGCACGGTGAGAAGTAG
- a CDS encoding TRAP transporter small permease subunit has protein sequence MNAAEKLAGGIDVLVDFVGRLTSWVTFFLALVMGANVLLRYGFSIGFIWSQELEWHLFVPICLFGMSYALLHGEHVRVDIVYAGLRPRTKLVIDVIAHSLSIVFCVVVIWLSIPYVQQSWSIGEGTANPGGIDYRYIVKAIIPIGFALLLLQSLSQAIRSTIALRRP, from the coding sequence TTGAACGCCGCGGAAAAGCTGGCCGGCGGAATCGATGTATTGGTCGATTTCGTCGGTCGCCTCACCTCATGGGTGACGTTTTTTCTCGCGCTCGTGATGGGCGCGAATGTCCTGCTGCGCTACGGCTTCTCCATCGGCTTCATCTGGTCGCAGGAGCTCGAATGGCATCTGTTCGTGCCGATTTGCCTGTTCGGAATGTCCTACGCGCTGCTGCACGGCGAACATGTGCGCGTCGACATCGTCTACGCCGGGCTGCGGCCGCGCACCAAGCTTGTGATCGACGTTATCGCCCACTCGTTGTCGATCGTTTTTTGCGTCGTGGTGATCTGGCTCTCGATCCCTTACGTCCAGCAATCCTGGAGTATCGGTGAAGGGACGGCCAATCCGGGCGGCATCGACTATCGCTATATCGTCAAGGCGATCATCCCGATCGGCTTTGCACTTCTGCTGCTGCAGTCGCTCTCGCAAGCGATCAGAAGCACGATCGCTCTGCGGAGGCCATGA
- a CDS encoding TRAP transporter large permease subunit, whose amino-acid sequence MTDPQVGMLMLGLFIFIIMLGFPIAFTLMAMGVGFGYYAYFTPGQDFFQNRIFTLLVQKAFEVMSSDVLTAVPLFLFMGYVVERANILDRLFHSLQVSMKNVPGALAVATLLTCAMFATATGIVGAVVTLMGLLAFPAMLRAGYDVKLSAGVVCAGGCLGILIPPSILLIVYAATAGVSAVKLYAAAFIPGFLLAGFYVLYVIVRATINPALAPKLPKEQTDIPTREVMWALATSFLPLALLIVSVLGAILFGLATPSEAAGAGALASLVLAGAYGALNFTMLRDSVYLTARATAMVCYLFIGSWTFSAVFAVLGGQQVVENFFLSLNLSQTGFLMLTQFLIFLLGWPLEWTEIIIIFVPIFLPLLPKFGVDPIFFGILVALNTQTAFNTPPVAMAAFYLKGVAPAWVKLADIFAGALPFVFMVFMVMVLVYVFPGLALWLPEYLYAP is encoded by the coding sequence ATGACTGACCCGCAAGTTGGCATGTTGATGCTGGGACTTTTCATCTTCATCATCATGCTGGGATTTCCCATCGCCTTTACGCTGATGGCGATGGGCGTGGGCTTTGGCTATTACGCCTACTTCACGCCCGGCCAGGACTTTTTCCAGAACCGCATCTTCACCCTGCTGGTGCAGAAAGCATTCGAGGTGATGTCGAGCGACGTGCTCACCGCGGTCCCGTTATTTCTCTTCATGGGATACGTGGTCGAGCGCGCCAACATTCTCGACCGCCTGTTTCATTCACTGCAAGTCTCGATGAAGAACGTTCCCGGCGCGCTGGCCGTGGCCACGCTGCTGACCTGCGCCATGTTCGCGACCGCGACCGGCATCGTCGGCGCGGTGGTAACGCTCATGGGTCTGCTGGCGTTTCCAGCCATGCTGCGCGCGGGCTACGACGTGAAGCTCTCGGCTGGCGTGGTCTGCGCCGGCGGCTGTCTCGGCATCCTGATCCCGCCTTCAATCCTGCTCATCGTCTATGCGGCGACCGCCGGCGTGTCCGCAGTCAAGCTCTATGCCGCGGCATTCATTCCCGGCTTCCTGCTGGCCGGTTTCTATGTCCTCTACGTGATCGTCCGCGCCACGATCAATCCGGCGCTGGCGCCAAAGTTGCCCAAGGAACAGACCGATATCCCCACCCGCGAGGTCATGTGGGCGCTGGCGACGTCGTTTCTCCCCCTTGCGCTCCTGATCGTATCGGTGCTCGGCGCCATCTTGTTCGGTTTGGCGACGCCTTCGGAAGCGGCCGGTGCCGGCGCGCTCGCGAGTCTCGTTCTCGCGGGCGCATATGGCGCGCTCAATTTCACGATGCTTCGGGATTCGGTCTATCTCACCGCCCGGGCCACGGCGATGGTCTGCTACCTGTTCATCGGCTCGTGGACATTCTCCGCGGTGTTCGCGGTGCTCGGTGGCCAGCAGGTCGTGGAGAATTTCTTTCTGTCGCTCAATTTGTCGCAGACCGGCTTCCTGATGCTGACGCAGTTCCTGATCTTCCTGCTCGGCTGGCCGCTCGAATGGACCGAAATCATCATCATTTTCGTGCCGATCTTCCTGCCGCTGTTGCCCAAATTCGGCGTCGATCCGATCTTCTTCGGCATCCTGGTGGCGCTGAACACCCAGACCGCGTTCAACACGCCACCGGTCGCCATGGCCGCCTTCTATCTCAAGGGCGTGGCGCCGGCATGGGTGAAACTGGCCGACATTTTCGCCGGCGCGCTGCCGTTCGTGTTCATGGTTTTCATGGTGATGGTCCTGGTCTACGTCTTCCCGGGGCTTGCGCTGTGGCTGCCGGAATACCTCTACGCTCCATGA
- a CDS encoding amidase has translation MSEAATEIREGRISSVELVTACLDRIAEVEPDVQAWAFLDRDHALQQAKALDERRALGQAVGPLHGVPIGVKDIFDTGDMPTELGSPLWAGRTPRDDAVAVSRLRSAGAVIMGKTVTTEYAYFHPGKTRNPHDKERTPGGSSSGSAAAVAALMVPGAIGSQTNGSVIRPAAYCGVIGFKPTHGVIPRTGALLLSRALDHVGVFARSVEDAALLAELMAGFDDEDPDTRPIARPPLASVAVSEPPLPPRFAFVRSAVWDRAEPATHEAFAELVDVLGDAVVEVDLGERFGRAIGWQKTVMEVEMAHNFHRDYETGRDRLSDPLRQLIERGRKYPAIEYTAGLAGSAALNAALDSVFDEYDAILTPATLGEAPRGDATGDPIFCTTWSYLGTPAVSLPLLRGEAGLPLGVQLVGRRGNDARLLRTAHWLVKTLARQLKDETS, from the coding sequence TTGAGCGAGGCGGCAACCGAGATCCGCGAAGGGCGCATCAGCTCGGTCGAGCTGGTGACGGCGTGCCTCGACCGCATCGCCGAAGTCGAACCCGACGTGCAGGCCTGGGCGTTTCTGGATCGCGACCATGCGCTGCAACAGGCCAAGGCGCTCGACGAGCGTCGCGCGCTCGGACAGGCGGTCGGTCCGCTGCACGGCGTGCCGATCGGCGTCAAGGACATCTTCGATACCGGCGATATGCCGACGGAGCTGGGCTCGCCACTGTGGGCCGGCCGGACGCCTCGCGACGACGCCGTCGCGGTCTCGCGCCTTCGCTCGGCCGGCGCAGTGATCATGGGCAAGACCGTCACGACGGAATATGCCTATTTTCATCCCGGCAAGACGCGCAATCCCCACGACAAGGAGCGCACCCCCGGCGGCTCGTCGAGCGGCTCGGCGGCCGCGGTCGCGGCGCTGATGGTGCCGGGCGCCATCGGTTCGCAGACCAACGGCTCGGTGATCCGTCCTGCCGCCTATTGCGGGGTGATTGGCTTCAAGCCTACCCACGGGGTCATTCCGCGAACCGGCGCGCTGCTGCTCTCCCGCGCGCTCGATCACGTCGGGGTTTTTGCGCGCTCGGTCGAGGACGCCGCGCTGCTGGCCGAGTTGATGGCCGGGTTTGACGACGAGGATCCGGACACCCGGCCGATTGCACGCCCACCACTGGCCTCCGTCGCGGTATCGGAGCCGCCGTTGCCGCCGCGCTTCGCCTTTGTACGCTCCGCGGTGTGGGATCGGGCCGAACCGGCCACCCATGAGGCGTTCGCCGAGTTGGTTGACGTACTTGGTGATGCCGTGGTGGAGGTCGATCTCGGGGAACGCTTCGGCCGGGCGATCGGCTGGCAGAAGACAGTGATGGAAGTCGAGATGGCGCACAACTTCCATCGCGACTACGAAACCGGCAGGGACCGGCTGAGTGATCCGTTGCGCCAGTTGATTGAGCGCGGGCGCAAATATCCGGCGATTGAATACACCGCCGGGCTCGCCGGCAGCGCGGCGCTCAATGCCGCGCTGGATTCCGTGTTCGACGAATATGATGCGATCCTCACGCCGGCGACGCTGGGCGAGGCGCCGCGCGGCGACGCCACTGGCGATCCGATCTTCTGTACCACCTGGAGCTATCTGGGAACGCCGGCCGTGTCCTTGCCGTTGCTACGCGGCGAGGCCGGCCTGCCGCTAGGCGTGCAACTGGTCGGCCGCCGCGGCAACGATGCAAGACTCTTGCGCACAGCACACTGGCTGGTCAAAACTCTCGCTCGGCAGCTGAAGGATGAAACCTCATGA
- a CDS encoding TRAP transporter large permease subunit — translation MPYVEILAIVMLVTFFLMLVAGIPVGITLAISGLVFGYLGFGSLLFNLLPSRIFGAVTNSTLLAIPLFVFMGMMLERSKLAEELMDVIGHMAGALRGGLGIGIILVGVLLGATTGIVGATVVTLGLLTLPGMLKRGYDKGLACGVICASGTLGQIIPPSLILILLADILNQSVGTLFAAAMIPGLMLSGIYVLYILALGIVRPDMVPALSAEERASVSRKELMAKLFRVVAPPVGLVAAVLGSIIAGIAAPSEAASMGALGSIVVAAIARKLSWRVLRETAQATTKITAMVMFILICAQAFALAFRGLHGEKLVEDMFAFLPGGINADIWFLMLIIFVLGFFIEWIEISYIAVPLFLPVFLQANVDLVWLATLICVNLQTSFLTPPFGWSLFFLRGVAPPEVTTMDIYRGVVPFILMQAAAVALVFFFPGIATWLPKAIGW, via the coding sequence ATGCCGTACGTCGAGATCCTCGCGATCGTGATGCTGGTGACGTTCTTTCTGATGCTCGTCGCCGGCATCCCGGTCGGCATCACCTTGGCGATTTCCGGTCTGGTCTTCGGCTATCTTGGCTTCGGCAGCCTGCTGTTCAACCTCCTGCCTAGTCGCATTTTCGGGGCGGTGACCAACTCGACGCTGCTGGCGATCCCGCTCTTCGTCTTCATGGGCATGATGCTCGAGCGTTCCAAGCTCGCCGAGGAACTGATGGACGTGATCGGCCACATGGCCGGTGCGCTGCGCGGCGGACTCGGGATCGGCATCATCCTGGTCGGCGTTCTGCTCGGCGCGACCACCGGCATTGTCGGCGCTACCGTGGTGACGCTCGGGCTGCTGACTCTGCCGGGCATGCTGAAGCGCGGCTACGACAAGGGCCTTGCCTGCGGGGTGATCTGTGCGTCTGGAACGCTCGGTCAGATCATTCCGCCGAGCCTTATTCTCATCCTGCTCGCCGATATTCTCAACCAGTCGGTCGGTACGCTGTTTGCGGCTGCCATGATTCCCGGCCTGATGCTGTCGGGTATCTATGTCCTCTACATCCTCGCGCTCGGCATCGTCCGGCCGGACATGGTTCCGGCCCTGTCGGCGGAGGAACGCGCGTCGGTTTCCCGCAAGGAGTTGATGGCGAAACTGTTCCGGGTGGTGGCGCCGCCGGTCGGGCTGGTTGCGGCCGTGCTCGGCTCCATCATCGCCGGCATCGCCGCGCCGTCCGAGGCCGCCTCCATGGGCGCGCTCGGTTCGATCGTGGTCGCCGCGATCGCCCGCAAGCTGTCATGGCGTGTCCTGCGCGAGACCGCTCAGGCCACCACCAAGATCACCGCCATGGTGATGTTCATCCTGATCTGTGCGCAGGCCTTTGCGCTCGCGTTTCGGGGGCTGCATGGCGAGAAGCTGGTCGAGGACATGTTCGCGTTCCTTCCCGGCGGCATCAACGCCGACATCTGGTTCCTGATGCTGATTATCTTTGTGCTCGGCTTCTTCATCGAATGGATCGAGATTTCCTACATTGCCGTGCCGTTGTTCCTGCCGGTTTTTCTGCAGGCCAACGTCGATCTGGTGTGGCTTGCGACCCTGATCTGCGTGAACCTGCAGACCTCGTTCCTGACGCCGCCTTTCGGCTGGTCGCTGTTCTTCCTGCGCGGCGTGGCGCCGCCGGAGGTGACGACGATGGACATCTATCGCGGCGTCGTCCCCTTCATTCTCATGCAGGCCGCGGCGGTGGCGCTGGTGTTCTTTTTCCCGGGGATCGCAACCTGGTTGCCGAAGGCGATTGGGTGGTGA
- a CDS encoding TRAP transporter substrate-binding protein produces the protein MRRRDFTKLAMGGAAATVAAPAVVRAQTTFNWKMTSFYGPNAFFYSTGPGSAKDLCKRIEDMSGGRIKIQFYGAGELIPAAEGFDAVSSGTVEMNYANSYFWTGKSFAAQYFTAVPFGLNFQGFNGWMFDGGGLQLWREVYDRFNLVPFVCGNTGVQMTGWFRKPIEKPEDLNGLKMRIPGLAARVYKEVGVDARLIAPGEIFPALERGVIDAAEFVGPYLDRQLGLHKVAKYYYTTGWHEMATASELTVNKAKWNSLPPDLKAVVENACLACNTVSEAWCQKNNAEAMEDLVKNEGVIAQPLPDSVVKALRAATDKILDEAVKRDPVTKKVHESYMAYKAKYDAWADLSETVYHTKIRKA, from the coding sequence ATGCGACGTCGCGACTTCACAAAACTGGCAATGGGCGGAGCGGCTGCGACAGTGGCCGCCCCTGCAGTGGTCCGCGCCCAAACCACCTTCAACTGGAAAATGACGAGCTTCTACGGGCCGAATGCCTTCTTCTATTCGACCGGCCCGGGCAGCGCGAAGGATCTCTGCAAGCGCATCGAGGACATGTCGGGCGGGCGCATCAAGATCCAGTTCTACGGCGCCGGCGAATTGATTCCGGCCGCGGAAGGCTTCGATGCCGTGTCGTCCGGCACGGTCGAGATGAACTACGCCAATTCCTATTTCTGGACCGGCAAGAGTTTCGCCGCGCAGTACTTCACGGCGGTGCCGTTTGGACTGAACTTCCAGGGCTTCAACGGCTGGATGTTCGACGGCGGCGGGCTCCAGCTCTGGCGCGAGGTCTATGATCGCTTCAATCTGGTGCCCTTCGTCTGCGGCAATACCGGCGTGCAGATGACAGGATGGTTCCGAAAACCGATCGAGAAACCCGAGGACCTTAACGGTCTCAAGATGCGCATTCCCGGCCTTGCCGCGCGCGTCTACAAGGAAGTCGGCGTCGATGCGCGGCTGATCGCGCCCGGCGAGATATTTCCTGCGCTCGAACGCGGCGTGATCGATGCCGCCGAATTCGTCGGGCCCTATCTCGACCGGCAACTCGGCCTGCACAAGGTCGCGAAATATTACTACACGACCGGCTGGCACGAGATGGCCACCGCCAGCGAACTCACCGTCAACAAGGCAAAATGGAATTCGTTGCCGCCCGATCTCAAGGCGGTCGTCGAGAATGCGTGCCTCGCCTGCAACACGGTCAGCGAAGCGTGGTGCCAGAAGAACAACGCCGAGGCGATGGAAGATCTTGTCAAGAACGAGGGTGTGATCGCGCAGCCGCTGCCGGATTCGGTGGTCAAGGCGTTACGTGCGGCCACCGACAAGATCCTCGACGAGGCGGTGAAACGCGATCCGGTCACCAAGAAGGTCCACGAATCCTACATGGCCTATAAAGCCAAATACGACGCCTGGGCTGACCTGAGCGAGACCGTCTATCACACCAAGATCCGGAAGGCGTGA
- a CDS encoding META domain-containing protein — protein sequence MAPVTSTPAAAQARSFPFDHELRFDADPVRGSRRVPGLLISSNGEVEIDLWCVSGTGRVVIADSNITIVPTGMRDNQCPPDRLLMDKQLLDQLMQVTSWRWEGQLLVLVGPQSLRYRPTSN from the coding sequence ATGGCCCCCGTCACATCCACGCCGGCCGCGGCGCAGGCGCGGTCCTTTCCTTTCGATCATGAGCTGCGCTTCGACGCCGATCCCGTGCGTGGCTCCAGGCGCGTGCCGGGTCTGCTGATATCCTCGAACGGCGAGGTGGAGATCGACCTGTGGTGCGTGAGCGGCACGGGACGGGTCGTCATCGCCGACAGCAACATTACCATTGTGCCGACCGGCATGCGTGACAATCAATGTCCGCCCGATCGCCTGCTAATGGACAAGCAACTTCTCGATCAGCTCATGCAAGTGACGAGCTGGCGCTGGGAGGGGCAATTGCTGGTGCTCGTCGGCCCGCAGTCACTGCGCTACCGGCCGACGTCGAATTGA
- a CDS encoding NAD(P)-binding protein encodes MPHITRRDFLNGVALTVASGLTPAAQLAAVPLRYPPALTGLRGHHDGSFEAAHRMRDGETPPLDDLAIEERYDLVVVGAGISGLSAAWFYRKRNPQARILILDNHDDFGGHAKRNEFTIDRRLLLSYGGSESLQSPKALYSGVAKGLLKDLGVDIARFETAFERKLYPSLGLSRGVFFSREAFGRDVLVTGDPASMVADDLTPDLLNAKPLKDFIAGFPLSDADKAKLLSLYDTRLDPLPGKSAEEKIAILDKTSYRDYLVKVCGCSERIANCWHGRSLDFTALASDLIPASFAREMGFPGFAGLGLPEESSPERDEPYIYHFPDGNASLARLLVRALIPGVASGKTMEDIVLARFSYDRLDRADQKVRVRLDSTCVNVKNMGDAVSLVYLRDGKAHRVQARHAVLACFNMAIPYMMPELPEAQRNALLRNVKAPLVYTKVLIRDWQAFAKLGVHEISAPMSFHCRIKLDYPVSLGGYKHPRKPSEPMCLHMVHVPNESNPGMEARDMFRIGRMKLLDMTFADFEKHIRDDLERILGPGGFSSRRDIAAITVNRWSHGYSYGANSLFDEDDHEATVRKARKPFGRVAIANSDSDWHAYAHTAIDQAERAVREVMEPRVTSP; translated from the coding sequence ATGCCCCACATCACCCGCCGCGATTTCCTCAACGGTGTTGCCCTGACGGTCGCATCCGGCCTGACGCCGGCGGCGCAACTGGCTGCGGTGCCTCTGCGCTATCCGCCGGCGCTGACCGGCCTGCGCGGGCACCACGACGGCTCGTTTGAGGCCGCGCACAGGATGCGCGACGGCGAGACGCCGCCGCTCGACGATCTCGCCATTGAAGAGCGGTACGATCTGGTTGTTGTCGGGGCCGGTATCAGCGGGCTGTCGGCGGCGTGGTTCTATCGAAAAAGGAATCCGCAAGCACGCATCCTCATCCTCGACAATCACGATGATTTCGGCGGCCACGCCAAGCGCAACGAATTCACCATCGATCGCCGGCTGCTGCTGAGCTACGGCGGCAGCGAGTCGCTGCAGTCGCCGAAGGCGCTTTACAGCGGCGTGGCGAAGGGATTGCTCAAGGATCTTGGCGTCGACATTGCCCGCTTCGAGACGGCCTTCGAGCGCAAGCTCTATCCCTCGCTCGGCCTGTCGCGTGGCGTCTTCTTTAGCAGGGAAGCCTTTGGTCGCGACGTGCTGGTGACCGGCGATCCCGCCAGCATGGTCGCTGACGACCTGACGCCCGATCTGCTGAATGCCAAGCCGCTGAAGGACTTCATCGCCGGCTTTCCGCTGTCGGACGCGGACAAGGCGAAGCTTCTGTCATTGTATGACACCAGGCTTGACCCGCTTCCCGGCAAGAGCGCGGAGGAGAAGATCGCAATCTTGGACAAGACCAGCTATCGCGACTATTTGGTCAAGGTCTGCGGCTGCAGCGAGCGGATCGCCAATTGCTGGCATGGCCGCTCTCTCGACTTCACCGCGCTGGCGAGTGACCTGATCCCGGCCTCGTTCGCGCGTGAAATGGGATTTCCCGGTTTCGCCGGGCTTGGTCTGCCGGAAGAATCAAGCCCGGAACGCGACGAGCCCTATATCTATCATTTCCCTGACGGCAACGCGTCGCTGGCGCGGCTTCTGGTGCGCGCGCTGATCCCGGGAGTGGCAAGTGGCAAGACCATGGAAGACATCGTGCTGGCGCGCTTCAGCTATGATCGTCTCGATCGCGCAGACCAGAAAGTCCGTGTTCGCCTCGACAGCACCTGCGTCAATGTGAAGAACATGGGAGACGCGGTCAGCCTCGTTTATCTGCGCGACGGCAAGGCGCATCGCGTGCAGGCGCGGCACGCCGTGCTCGCGTGCTTCAACATGGCGATCCCCTATATGATGCCCGAACTGCCGGAAGCTCAGCGCAACGCGCTGTTGCGCAATGTCAAGGCGCCGCTGGTCTATACCAAAGTGCTCATTCGCGACTGGCAGGCCTTCGCGAAACTCGGCGTGCACGAGATCTCCGCGCCGATGTCGTTCCACTGCCGCATCAAGCTCGATTATCCGGTCAGCCTTGGCGGCTACAAGCATCCGCGCAAGCCGTCAGAGCCGATGTGTCTGCACATGGTGCATGTGCCGAACGAATCCAATCCCGGCATGGAGGCGCGCGACATGTTCCGGATCGGACGCATGAAGCTACTCGACATGACCTTCGCCGATTTCGAGAAACACATTCGCGACGACCTCGAGCGCATACTCGGGCCGGGCGGGTTTTCCAGCCGCCGCGACATCGCCGCCATCACCGTGAACCGCTGGTCGCATGGCTATTCCTATGGCGCCAATTCGCTGTTCGACGAGGACGACCATGAGGCGACGGTAAGGAAGGCGCGCAAGCCCTTCGGGCGGGTCGCCATCGCCAATTCCGATTCGGATTGGCACGCCTACGCGCATACGGCGATCGATCAGGCCGAACGGGCGGTAAGGGAAGTGATGGAGCCGCGGGTCACCTCCCCCTGA
- a CDS encoding TRAP transporter small permease subunit, with amino-acid sequence MRQADRLGGTAACVWAPGRAGQIMQRYCLFIDSLSMWIGKAFGWLILVLTLGVSYEVFVRYVLRAPTTWAFDFSYITYGAMFLMAGAYTLSRNGHVRADVMYRFWKPRTQASMDLLLYIIFFMPAVLAFIYSGWNYAEMSVRFREVSIFSPAGIPVFPLKALTPITGVLLLLQGSAEIIRCITCIREGAWPQRLHDVEETESIIMQEQRLHAEQDGGQSPAGQKGA; translated from the coding sequence ATGCGCCAGGCCGACCGGCTTGGGGGGACAGCGGCTTGCGTATGGGCGCCAGGCCGCGCGGGGCAAATTATGCAGCGTTATTGTCTTTTCATCGACTCGCTCAGCATGTGGATCGGTAAGGCGTTCGGCTGGCTGATCCTGGTTTTGACCTTGGGTGTCAGCTACGAAGTGTTCGTGCGCTACGTGCTGCGCGCGCCGACCACCTGGGCATTCGACTTCAGCTACATCACCTATGGCGCTATGTTCCTGATGGCGGGCGCCTACACGCTGTCGCGCAACGGCCACGTGCGCGCCGACGTCATGTACCGGTTCTGGAAGCCGCGCACGCAGGCTTCCATGGACCTGCTACTTTATATCATTTTCTTCATGCCGGCCGTGTTGGCATTCATCTATTCCGGCTGGAACTACGCCGAGATGTCGGTGCGGTTTCGCGAGGTCAGCATTTTCAGTCCGGCCGGCATACCCGTGTTTCCGCTCAAGGCGCTCACCCCGATCACCGGCGTGCTGCTGTTGCTGCAAGGTAGCGCCGAGATCATCCGCTGCATCACCTGCATCCGGGAGGGGGCGTGGCCGCAGCGTCTGCATGACGTCGAGGAGACCGAAAGCATCATCATGCAGGAGCAGCGGCTTCACGCAGAGCAAGACGGCGGCCAGTCGCCGGCGGGTCAGAAAGGGGCTTGA